One region of Oryza glaberrima chromosome 7, OglaRS2, whole genome shotgun sequence genomic DNA includes:
- the LOC127778763 gene encoding L-type lectin-domain containing receptor kinase SIT2-like, with amino-acid sequence MTSSMKHTSPVILFLTVSISLLAISASGDHDQFIYTGFTGSNLTLDGAAKITATGLLGLTNDSFRIKGHASHPAPLRFRKSPNGTVQSFSVSFVFGILSSFGDIRGHGFAFFIAPSNDFSTAFPIQFLGLLNDINNGSSTNQLFAIELDTIRNDEFGDIDNNHVGIDINSLNSVRSSYAGFYNDNNGALTNVSLIGDKPMQVWVEYDGNATQIDVTLAPLGIGRPKRPLLSVVHNLSTVLTDQAYLGFSSSTGLSTGHHYVLGWSFGLNIPAPIIDPTKLPKLPNLSPRPQSKLLEIVLPIASAIFVLAIGVAIVLLVRRHLRYKEVREDWEVEYGPHRFAYKDLFDATKGFKNKNLVGTGGFGRVYKGVLPNSRLEVAIKRVSYESKQGIKEFVAEVVSIGHLQHRNVVKLLGYCRRKGELLLVYDYMANGSLDKYLYRQEGKPTLNWGQRFQIIKDIASGLLYLHEEWDKVVIHRDVKASNVLLDKQLNGRLGDFGLARLYDHGTDPQTTHVVGTIGYLAPELVHRGKATTLTDVFSFGIFILEVTCGQKPIKEDSQGRQLILVDWVLQNCHKGSLLDTVDIKIQGNYDIGEACLVLKLGLMCSHPFPNVRPNVRQVMQYLDGDVPLPELKPEHFSFDMLALIQKQNEGYDPSAMSLYPSPMMTSFGSTSSFSLEGR; translated from the coding sequence ATGACTAGTAGCATGAAGCACACTTCGCCAGTCATCCTCTTCCTTACCGTAAGCATTAGCCTTTTAGCCATCAGTGCTAGTGGAGATCATGACCAATTCATCTACACCGGCTTCACCGGTAGCAATCTAACTCTAGATGGTGCAGCAAAAATCACGGCCACCGGCCTTCTTGGGCTGACAAACGATTCATTCCGGATCAAAGGCCATGCATCTCACCCAGCTCCGCTACGCTTCCGCAAGTCCCCCAATGGCACGGTGCAATCTTTCTCTGTCTCCTTTGTATTTGGTATCCTCTCTTCATTTGGTGATATAAGAGGCCATGGATTTGCTTTTTTCATTGCCCCAAGCAATGATTTCTCCACTGCCTTTCCAATCCAATTTTTGGGTCTTCTTAATGATATAAACAATGGCAGTTCGACCAATCAGCTCTTTGCAATTGAGCTTGATACCATTAGGAATGATGAGTTTGGGGACATCGACAATAATCATGTCGGGATCGATATCAACAGTCTCAACTCAGTAAGATCCTCTTATGCCGGCTTCTATAATGACAACAATGGCGCGCTCACAAATGTGAGCCTCATTGGAGATAAGCCAATGCAAGTTTGGGTAGAGTATGATGGGAATGCCACACAAATTGACGTGACATTAGCTCCTCTTGGTATTGGAAGACCTAAGAGACCACTACTCTCTGTAGTCCATAACCTCTCAACAGTGCTAACAGATCAAGCATACCTTGGCTTCTCATCCTCAACAGGCTTAAGCACAGGACATCACTATGTTCTTGGTTGGAGTTTTGGGCTGAATATTCCTGCTCCAATCATTGACCCCACAAAGCTACCTAAACTGCCTAATCTTAGTCCAAGACCTCAATCCAAACTGTTAGAGATTGTTCTACCAATAGCATCAGCAATATTCGTACTAGCTATTGGTGTTGCTATTGTTTTACTCGTGAGGAGACATTTAAGGTATAAGGAGGTACGTGAAGATTGGGAGGTTGAGTATGGCCCGCACCGTTTCGCTTACAAAGATTTATTTGATGCCACTAAAGGATTTAAGAACAAAAACTTGGTAGGCACAGGTGGGTTTGGAAGGGTGTACAAAGGGGTGCTTCCTAACTCTAGACTAGAGGTTGCTATAAAGCGGGTTTCGTATGAATCGAAGCAAGGTATAAAAGAATTTGTCGCTGAAGTTGTAAGTATAGGCCATCTTCAACACCGCAATGTTGTGAAATTGCTTGGATATTGTAGGAGAAAAGGTGAACTTCTTCTTGTGTATGACTACATGGCAAATGGAAGTCTAGACAAATACTTGTATCGACAAGAGGGCAAACCAACTTTAAATTGGGGTCAAAGGTTTCAAATTATCAAAGACATTGCATCTGGTTTGCTCTACCTCCATGAAGAATGGGATAAAGTTGTCATTCATCGTGATGTCAAGGCAAGCAATGTGCTTCTCGACAAACAACTGAATGGACGACTGGGAGATTTCGGTCTTGCAAGATTATATGACCACGGCACTGACCCACAAACCACACATGTTGTTGGCACGATAGGATACCTAGCTCCAGAGCTAGTACACAGAGGAAAGGCAACCACTCTTACTGATGTCTTCTCATTTGGCATATTTATTCTTGAGGTTACTTGTGGGCAAAAGCCTATCAAGGAAGACTCACAAGGCAGACAACTTATCTTGGTTGATTGGGTGCTTCAGAACTGTCACAAAGGATCACTTCTTGATACAGTGGATATCAAGATCCAAGGTAACTATGATATAGGAGAAGCATGTCTTGTACTAAAGCTGGGATTGATGTGTTCGCACCCATTTCCTAATGTTAGGCCCAATGTGCGACAAGTTATGCAATATCTCGATGGGGATGTGCCACTACCAGAGCTTAAACCGGAGCACTTCAGCTTTGACATGTTAGCATTGATACAAAAGCAAAATGAAGGTTACGACCCATCTGCTATGTCTTTGTATCCATCTCCAATGATGACAAGCTTTGGCTCAACATCTAGCTTCTCACTAGAAGGAAGATGA